AGAAAGCACTGAAATGATTATTGCAATGTCGGGATAATAACTTTATCTATAAGGAAGGGCACGGGTTGTGATTGAGAGGAATACTGTCTGTACCCAGGAAAGCTGGCAATGGTCTGTTTCTTGATCTTGATCCTAGATACATGGGTGTTTGgttgttttccttgttttattttgtttgttttgtttttgttttaaagattttatttattcatttgagtgagAAATGGtgagagtgcacatgagcaggacagaggggcagagagtgagagacacagaagcagtcTCCCAGTTGAGCAAGGGGCCGTTTTCAAAAATGACTtaattaggtttttatttttataagttatcTAAATCTGGCAGATATGTTTTATGCACTCCTCTAtatctcagattttaaaaatggcttcctttaaaaatgtaacagaaggaaaatatgTGAAGTAAAAATTTTGACGAGGTTTCAGATGTAAGGGATAATAAAATTGTTCTTCCTATCAAGAGATCAGCAAGTGTCCATTATcattaaaaagggggaaagtgGGGATTATTTAAACTATATGTATCCAATAATCTAGTCATCACTCTAAGCCTTTCCCTTGCTAGATATTTCACCCTTTATTGATATCATTTCCCAAATCACAGATGACAGACAAGTCggaaaatcatcatcatcattaatacAATCACTAAGGCATCACAGGCCAAATCCATTACAATGAGATTGGGCCACCACGCTGAAATGCAAGCAGGTACGCCAGGACGATTGAACATGGTCATATGTGCATTTTTCTCAGTAGAGTCCATCACAGTGCCTTAGGGTTTAATCTTACCACATTTAACTGGTACTCTGTCCAGAGACCTCCATGTGCTGGAGAATCTAGCATTAACAGAGGAATGTTCTGAGGAATGCTGTGGGATTGGACATGAGATTTACCATGATGTAATGGCAAAGAGTTGGTTTAGGTTGGGCACTGTCTTGGAAGGACCCAGGAGTGGGTTGGGTTTTCCAGGATTCAGTATAAATTGTTTCATCTTCCAAGCTTTGCACTTCTAGGCTGAACAGTGGTAATCTGTTTTGGCCTCACCTCTTACTCATTCTAATTTCTGCATCACATcagcaagccaaaaaaaaaaaaaaaaaacgaactgTAAGACAAATTTTCCTGAGGACCTTTTTCAAGACAGTTCTGGATATGGAAGctacccagaaaaaaataaaaaataaataaataaaaaagaaaaggacatcattttcatttgaatttgcTAGCATTACGGTACTTTGATGTTGACACAAAGTGTTATTGTTCCAGGAATTTTCTCTCACTGGATTGATaaatccagccagccagccaggcagccaaccagcaaacaatttttttaaaagcaccatACTTAGCActgggagggagtgggggtgTTTATTTTGGTGTATATAATGACACAGAGATTTAAGTTGCATTTAGCAGATAGATTGCTCGGTTAAATGTACCGAATGAACTTTCATTTCCCCACTATCTGGGAAGACATCCTTGATTTCCTACAAATACTGGGTGTAGAACTTACTTGTGCATACGAGGCTCTGcctctgggctttctattctgttccagagATCCAGTACCAGAATATTTAAATCACTGTGTCGTTAAACACGTTTTAATATCTGATAGGGCCAGTTTCTGCgcattgcacatttttttttttcctttcaggaacGTGTTCGGGCCCGCGGCAGGGGGCGGGGTCGCGCCTCCTCCGCGGCTCCGGTTCCAGCCGAGCCTCACCGCCTCGGAGATGGAAAGCCCAAGGCTGCTCCCGCCTCGTGGGACACGACAGAGTGGTGGTGCTGGCAGCCCCGCGGGCGGCAGCCGGTTCCACGGCGGCCCTGACCCGCGGGCTGGCCAGGTCCCCGCGCGCCGCCTCCTGCTGCTCCGGGGCCCCCAAGATGGCGGGTCCGGGAGGCGGCGCGAGGAGGCCCGCGCGGCCTCACGGGGCCCGGGCCTGAGCCCGTTGGCGCCCAGGTCGGATTATGCTAGTGGCGGCGACAGCGATGACTTCTTCCTGGTGCTGCTGGACCCGGTGGGTGGCGATGTGGAGACCGCGGGCGATGGCCAGGCCGCAGGGCCTGTATGGAGGGAGGAGGCCGAGTCGGTCCCACAGCTGCAGCAGGGTGAGAGTGGCGCGAATCCCGCGGGCCGCCAGGCGCTAGGCCCCCGCTGCCTGTCTGCagtccccgccccagccccggcccaGAACCCGATCCCCGCCCCAAGTCTGGCACCCGCCGCGGCCTTCACGGGCACCGTCACCATCCACAACCAAAACCTGCTCTTGCGCTTCGAGAACGGTGTCCTCACCCTGGCCACACCCCCGCCGCCAGCCTGGGAGCCTGAAGTCGCGCCTGCCCCTCAGCCTGGGGGTCTGATGGCTCCGCAAGCGGGGGTCCAGCCCAACGACTGCTGCCCTGAGCTGCCGCCCGACCTCCTGCTGGCCGAGCCGGCTGAACCGGCGCCGGCCCCAGCGcctgaggaggaggcagagggccGGGCCGCAGCCGAGAGTCCCCGCAGGCCGCTGGGCCCGGGCCCGGGCGTGGTGCTGTACCTGTGTCCCGAGGCGCAGTGCGGACAGACCTTCGCCAAGAAGCACCAGCTGAAGGTGCACCTGCTGACTCACAGCAGCAGCCAGGGCCAGCGGCCCTTCAAGTGCCCCCTGGGCGGCTGTGGATGGACTTTCACCACCTCCTACAAGCTCAAGAGGCACCTGCAGTCGCACGACAAACTGCGGCCCTTTGGTTGCCCTGCGGAGGGCTGTGGCAAGAGCTTCACCACGGTGTATAACCTCAAGGCGCACATGAAGGGCCATGAGCAGGAGAACTCGTTCAAATGCGAGGTGTGCGAGGAGAGCTTCCCCACTCAGGCCAAACTCAGCGCCCACCAGCGCAGCCATTTCGAACCTGAGAGGCCATACCAGTGCGCATTTTCCGGCTGCAAGAAGACGTTT
This Canis lupus familiaris isolate Mischka breed German Shepherd unplaced genomic scaffold, alternate assembly UU_Cfam_GSD_1.0 chrUn_S317H477, whole genome shotgun sequence DNA region includes the following protein-coding sequences:
- the LOC119879131 gene encoding zinc finger X-linked protein ZXDB-like, translated to MYRMNFHFPTIWEDILDFLQILGVELTCAYEALPLGFLFCSRDPVPEYLNHCVVKHVLISDRASFCALHIFFFPFRNVFGPAAGGGVAPPPRLRFQPSLTASEMESPRLLPPRGTRQSGGAGSPAGGSRFHGGPDPRAGQVPARRLLLLRGPQDGGSGRRREEARAASRGPGLSPLAPRSDYASGGDSDDFFLVLLDPVGGDVETAGDGQAAGPVWREEAESVPQLQQGESGANPAGRQALGPRCLSAVPAPAPAQNPIPAPSLAPAAAFTGTVTIHNQNLLLRFENGVLTLATPPPPAWEPEVAPAPQPGGLMAPQAGVQPNDCCPELPPDLLLAEPAEPAPAPAPEEEAEGRAAAESPRRPLGPGPGVVLYLCPEAQCGQTFAKKHQLKVHLLTHSSSQGQRPFKCPLGGCGWTFTTSYKLKRHLQSHDKLRPFGCPAEGCGKSFTTVYNLKAHMKGHEQENSFKCEVCEESFPTQAKLSAHQRSHFEPERPYQCAFSGCKKTFITVSALFSHNRAHFREQELFSCSFPGCSKQYDKACRLKIHLRSHTGERPFLCDFDGCGWNFTSMSKLLRHKRKHEDDRRFMCPVEGCGKSFTRAEHLKGHSITHLGTKPFVCPVEGCCARFSARSSLYIHSKKHLQDVDTWKSRCPVSTCNKLFTSKHSMKTHLAKRHNLGQDLLAQLEAANSLTPSSELTSQGQNDLSDAELVSLSSDVPGSSSAAVLDTALANSGILTIDVASVSSTLAGSLPANNNNSLGQAVDPRALMATSDLPQSLDTSLFFGTTASGFQQSPLDMDDVSNLSVGPLVSLGSLAMKNSSQEPQAGDLTPSSKLTVDTDALTPSSTLC